From Ignavibacteria bacterium, one genomic window encodes:
- a CDS encoding DUF1624 domain-containing protein, protein MDATKKRFAFIDLYRGWALLFMIETHIFNAMLRPELRASEWFKHLTFINGLVAPSFLFISGFAFTIASQRKLEAFRQYKFDFWRQLGRIVLIWLVGYSLRLPYLSLQKMLHKATPEEILPFLSVDVLHCIAFGLLLMFILRLLIKSDTIYNAILAVITLISFIFAPLVYKIDFTQFMPLPLANYFNEQHGSLFPLFPWLGFMLAGSLISYYYMMFKNRNEEARFLKLAMRWGIALILVGAFVLWFPLDMLDYISKVVPNQFFFLLRLGIVVVLLISLRYYELSRNTTESFVLEVGRESLLVYWLHLQVIYRKIYHDTTIYSIVGERFDFIQCILASIALAGLMVLSAIVWGRIKKWNRLYSQIAAVGTVTIVVIVFFLR, encoded by the coding sequence ATGGACGCAACAAAAAAACGTTTTGCCTTTATTGATCTTTACCGTGGCTGGGCTCTCTTATTCATGATCGAGACCCACATCTTTAACGCCATGCTCAGGCCGGAGTTAAGGGCTTCGGAGTGGTTTAAGCACCTTACTTTTATTAACGGGCTTGTTGCGCCCTCGTTTCTCTTTATCTCGGGCTTTGCCTTTACAATTGCAAGCCAGAGAAAGCTCGAAGCTTTCAGGCAGTACAAGTTCGATTTCTGGCGGCAGCTGGGAAGAATAGTTTTAATATGGCTCGTCGGCTATTCCCTCAGGCTTCCATACCTCTCGCTCCAGAAAATGCTTCACAAGGCTACGCCCGAGGAAATACTTCCTTTCTTAAGCGTCGACGTACTGCACTGCATCGCCTTCGGACTGCTCCTTATGTTCATTCTGCGGCTCCTTATAAAAAGTGACACTATTTATAATGCCATACTTGCAGTAATAACGCTCATTTCCTTCATTTTTGCGCCGCTGGTTTATAAAATAGATTTTACTCAGTTTATGCCTCTTCCCCTGGCAAATTATTTTAACGAGCAGCATGGGTCCCTTTTCCCACTCTTCCCATGGCTCGGCTTTATGCTTGCGGGTTCGCTCATAAGCTATTATTACATGATGTTCAAAAACCGCAATGAGGAAGCCCGCTTCCTTAAGCTCGCAATGAGGTGGGGAATAGCCTTAATTCTTGTAGGGGCGTTTGTGCTCTGGTTTCCGCTTGATATGCTGGATTACATCAGTAAAGTTGTCCCTAACCAGTTTTTCTTTCTCCTCAGGCTTGGTATAGTTGTGGTGCTCCTCATATCACTCAGGTACTATGAACTCTCAAGGAATACAACGGAATCTTTTGTGCTTGAAGTGGGACGCGAGTCTCTTCTGGTCTACTGGCTGCACCTGCAGGTAATCTACAGGAAAATCTATCACGACACAACTATATATTCCATAGTAGGGGAGAGGTTCGATTTTATACAGTGCATCCTGGCCTCAATTGCCCTTGCGGGACTAATGGTTCTTTCTGCCATAGTATGGGGAAGAATTAAAAAATGGAACAGGCTCTACAGCCAGATTGCCGCCGTGGGCACGGTTACAATTGTGGTCATTGTCTTCTTTCTAAGATAA